Within Nitrospirota bacterium, the genomic segment CGCATTCAACCTGCGCGGTGTATCCGTGGCCGGAAGAAAAGAGTTTTGAACTCTGCAAAAAAAATTATGTCTGGTTTGGAAGTCACGGATTTGTTCACAAGGGACTCGATCTTGCACTGGATGCTTTTGCCGGAATGCCGGACTTCCATTTATATGTCTGCGGCCCGCTGGACAGTGAGCCAGCTTTCACCTCTGCATACCAGAAAGAACTCTTCCAGATGCCCAATATTCATTCGATCGGATGGGTTGATATACGCAGCCCTCAGTTCATCGATATCATGAACCGATGTGTTGGAACCGTCTACCCTTCCTGTGCGGAATGCGGGGCGGGCAACGTACTGACATGCATGCAGACAGGGATAATCCCTGTTCTCAGCATTGAATCCGGATCTGATATCGATCTGGCATTCGGGAGAACCCTTCAGACTTCCTCTGTTGAGGAAATACAGCAGACTGTGCGTCATATTTCCGACCTTTCTCCCGATGAACTGCAGCGTATGGCCCGTGATGCCTGGACATTCGCAAGGACCAATCATACTGTTACACGGTTTGCTGAAGAGTATAAAAAAGTGATTTCGCATATTTCCCAGGCAACCACTTCGGGAAGAATTCCCGAATACGGTGATTTTGCGCGTCACAGATAATTTTTTTATTCACTGCCTTTCCTTTGCCAGTCAGTGAAGTTATGTACACACTGCAAATCAGATTTCTTTACGAAATTTTGATATTTATATCGCACCCATAACAGGAGGGGAAAAAAAGATGAGGAAGAGAAGAAAAACACTCTATTATCTGGTGTATTGCATGCTGCTGATGAATATTATCGCTGCAGGCACTGCATCAGCCGTGGCAGTATGTCCTTCTGAGATGCTTCACTACTGGAAGCTCGATGAAGGCAGTGCACCATATGACGACTTTTACGGCACCAACAATGCGACCTGTACTGTCTGTCCTTCTCCCGTAGCAGGGAGAGTCAACGGCGCCCAGCAGTTCACCGCGACAACCAATGTGTCTGCAGTTGATGACGGCACCTTTGACTGGGACAACTCCCAGAGCTTTTCCGTGGAAGTATGGATGAAGACTGCCAGCTGCTCGGGAACCGACGTGCTGGTCGGCAGGGATGACAGCGCCACCCCGGTTCACTGGTGGGTGGGATGCACCAACGGTATCGCAGAGGCATATCTCATCGATTCCAACAACAACGGCTACGGCGTGGGGGGGACTACCCTCCTTACCGACAACAGCTGGCATCATCTCGTCTTTGTCAGGAATGCGGCTGCAAACACCATATCTCTTTATGTAGACGGGCAGCTCGAGGATTCGGTCAGCACCGCCTATACCGGAACCTTTAATTCCACCGCCGCTCTCAATTTCGGCTGGCTGAATCTTTCCACAGGATACCATTTCTCAGGCGCTCTCGACGAAATTGCGCTCTACAACAGAGCCCTCCCCCTTGCAGAAATCAGTCAGCATTACAAAGATGGTTCCATCGGGTTACGATGGGGCTATTGTGCCTGCTCCTCTCCGGTCAGAATAATGCAACTTGGCGACTCGATCACCTTTGGAGAACCACCGTATGACCCCATACTGGTCAAAGGGTTCAGGCAACCACTGTACCAGTCATTGACAGATGCCGGATATTCATTCGATTTTGTCGGAAGCATGCAAGATGGAGACATCAGCCTTTTTGACATCGACCACGAGGGACACGGCGGCTGGGCTGCAAAAAGAGAAAGGCCGCCTTACGGAGGCGGCATCGCACCCTATGTTCAGGGCATCCTCACTACAAATCCTGCTGATGTCGTGCTGCTTCATATCGGGACGAATGATGTGTCTGACGGGCTCGAAAATGCGAATGATGTTGCCGAGATACTCGACAATATCGATATTTTGAGCAATGATATAGTGGTAGTCCTTTCAAAAATCATCCGCCGCACAGACGACAAGGCCGTTAAAACAACACTCTTTAACAATGCTGTGGGAGCAATGGCGACGACCAGGATTGCCAGCGGCGACAGAATTGTCGTTGTGGATCACGAGAATGCGCTGAATTATTCCACTGACATGGCAAGTGTTCTTCATCCCAATCAGACCGGATACAACAAGATGGCCAATGTCTGGTTTAATGCCCTCAGGGCATTTCTCCCTGTCTGTGCAGAACCTGCTATGCCGCCGTGTCCTTCTGAGATGCTTCACTACTGGAAGCTCGATGAAGGCAGTGCACCATATGACGACTTTTACGGCACCAACAATGCGACCTGTACTGTCTGTCCTTCTCCCGTAGCAGGGAGAGTCAACGGCGCCCAGCAGTTCACCGCGACAACCAATGTGTCTGCAGTTGATGACGGCACCTTTGACTGGGACAACTCCCAGAGCTTTTCCGTGGAAGTATGGATGAAGACTGCCAGCTGCTCGGGAACCGACGTGCTGGTCGGCAGGGATGACAGCGCCACCCCGGTTCACTGGTGGGTGGGATGCACCAACGGTATCGCAGAGGCATATCTCATCGATTCCAACAACAACGGCTACGGCGTGGGGGGGACTACCCTCCTTACCGACAACAGCTGGCATCATCTCGTCTTTGTCAGGAATGCGGCTGCAAACACCATATCTCTTTATGTAGACGGGCAGCTCGAGGATTCGGTCAGCACCGCCTATACCGGAACCTTTAATTCCACCGCCGCTCTCAATTTCGGCTGGCTGAATCTTTCCACAGGATACCATTTCTCAGGCGCTCTCGACGAAATTGCGCTCTACAACAGAGCCCTCCCCCTTGCAGAAATCAGTCAGCATTACAGTAACGGACTGAACGGCTTTGGCTATTGCACGCCAACCTTCACCGTCACCGGTTCCGCACCCGGCGGACATGGCACTATCTCCTGCGTGCCTTCTACTGTCAACTCGGGCGCTTCCTCCACCTGCACCATGACCCCCGATGCAAACTATCACCTCTCGGCGCTCACTGACAACGGGACTAATGTCCTCGGTTCGGTCGTCAATAACCAGTACACCATCTTCAACATCACCGCAAACCATACCGTCGTTGCCACCTTCGCCATTAACACCTACACCCTTACCGTAGCAAAATCAGGTAAAGGGAACGGTACGGTAACCAGCATTCCTTCAGGAATCAACTGCGGTGGTGATTGTTCTGAAGCATTTAATACCGGGACTTCCGTTACCCTTATTGCCACAGCATCCTCTGATTCAAACTTCACCGGATGGAACGGCGGGGGCTGTACGGGCACGGGAAACTGCACGGTGATCATGAATAGTGCAGTTACTGTTACCGCCTCGTTTGATGGCAAGTATTTCATATCGGGAACTGTCCGGACGCCGAGCGGCTCAACTCCGGGAAGTCCTATCCGCGGCGTAACAATCACCCTTGGGGGAGATGCCGGCGGCACTGCCATAACCGATAAAAACGGGTATTATCAGTTCGCGGGATTGCCGAACGGTAATTACACACTCACCCCCAGTATGCTCAATTATTCATTTACCCCCGCGACCAGAGCTGTCGCATTATCCGAGAGGAATATGTACTCGCAGAATTTCACGGGAACATATTCTGTGAGTGGCACCCATTCACTGTCCGGCAAAATTCTCACGGCCCAGGGCAGTCCATTATCCGGGGTAACCGTAGCGCTGAACGGAAGCGCAACAGGCACCACACAGACAGACATCCTCGGCAATTACACATTTTCAGGACTGTCGAACGGGAACTATACCGTCACGCCCGGGATGGCCGGCTATACTTTTGCGCCTGAATTCAGAACAGTCACCATCAGCGGGTTCAGTATGTCGGGAATGAACTTTACCGGAACCTTGACAGGCGGAGGGATATACTCAATATCAGGCACTGTGCGTTTGCCAAGCGGCGCGTTTCCGGGCAAACCAGTACCGGGCGTCGTGGTATCATTAACAGGAGATTCTACCGGGACCACCACCACGGATAATTACGGAAATTATACCTTCAGGTCGCTGCCGAATGGTAATTTCACTATCGCTCCGTCAAAAACAGGGTATACATTTACCCCGACTGAAAGAAATGTCACGATAGACAAAAGAAACCTGTATATGCAGGACTTTACTGCGGTGCTGGAACAATAACATTTCACATGGGAAAAACAGGTCCGCCGGCTAAACTGTTCCCGCGGTCATGAATTCATTCGGTCCCGGGATCTGCCGCACACACTACCGAACCCGTCTCACAACCGGTTTTGCGTATTTAGTCTCATTGCCGCAAGCCCAAGCGCCTGCGCGACGGACAATCCGGAATGACATGCCAGCGGGCGTATCATTGTAACGAGACAGGTTCTTGTAAAGAAAGGAGATGACGATGAAGCAGAGACCATTACAGAGGATATCTATTCTCCTTTGTCTCATTTGTCTCGTATTGGGAGCCTGCAGTGGCAGCGGGGGTTCTTCGGGCAGTGCAGGTTCCCACACTACCGTTACTGTCTCGGGACCTCTGATGGTTGATTCGTTAAATCCACGGTATTTTGCAGACGGCAACGGAAAAACAGTGCTTCTTTCCGGATTTGAGTTCTGGGATGTGCTTCTTGCCGACGGCCAGCCTGCGCGCGAGGCCATATCATGGGAAACATTCCTCAAAGCTTCCCGGAAGCATAGCACCAATTTCATCAGATTATGGGTATGGAATGAATTGACCAGATTTCGTCATGCGCCAGATGCTCCATGGTACACAAGTAAGGAAATCTGGATGAGAACGGGCCCTGGACTTGCCCTGGACGAAAAACCGAAATTCGATCTGACAAAATTCAATCAGGCCTATTTCGACGAACTTCATGCCCGGGTCAGTCAGGCTGCGGAGAAAGGGTTTTATGTATCGGTCATGCTGTTCGAGGGATGGTCATTGCGATACATGGAGGCTCCATGGAACTGGAACGGTCATCCGTTCAATCCCCGGAACAATATCCAGAACCTGAACGGGGACGTGGACGGCGACAGTCTTGGAACGGAGGTACACACTCTCCAGGTACCTGAAATCACCCGTATCCAGGAACAGTATGTGAAAAAAGTCATTGATACGCTGAATGATCTCGACAATGTACTGTTCGAAATATGCAACGAAGACCATGAAGGTTCAACTGCCTGGCAATACCATATGATTGCGTATATCAGGGATTATGAAAAGAACCACAAACCGAAACAGCATCCCGTATGGATGTCCACCCAGTATGTCCGCTCCGACCCCGGCGTGCAGTTTAACACTGTTTTGCTCGACAGTCCGGCAGATTGCATTTCACCAAATCCCTATGGCGGCTATAAGGACGATCCGCCCGCATCTGACGGGCGAAAAATCATCATCTCTGACTCCGACCATCTCTGCGGATGCATTCTTGACCATACCTGGGTTTGGAAAAGCTTTACGAGGGGTCTGAACATTGTGAACTATATGGAACTGCCTGAATTACTGGACAACAATACAAAGCATGTCGCAGCCCGGAATGCTATGGGACATGTCCTTCAGTATGCCAACAGGATAGACCTGTCATCGATGATTCCGAGCACCGACCTGTCATCGACA encodes:
- a CDS encoding LamG-like jellyroll fold domain-containing protein; this translates as MRKRRKTLYYLVYCMLLMNIIAAGTASAVAVCPSEMLHYWKLDEGSAPYDDFYGTNNATCTVCPSPVAGRVNGAQQFTATTNVSAVDDGTFDWDNSQSFSVEVWMKTASCSGTDVLVGRDDSATPVHWWVGCTNGIAEAYLIDSNNNGYGVGGTTLLTDNSWHHLVFVRNAAANTISLYVDGQLEDSVSTAYTGTFNSTAALNFGWLNLSTGYHFSGALDEIALYNRALPLAEISQHYKDGSIGLRWGYCACSSPVRIMQLGDSITFGEPPYDPILVKGFRQPLYQSLTDAGYSFDFVGSMQDGDISLFDIDHEGHGGWAAKRERPPYGGGIAPYVQGILTTNPADVVLLHIGTNDVSDGLENANDVAEILDNIDILSNDIVVVLSKIIRRTDDKAVKTTLFNNAVGAMATTRIASGDRIVVVDHENALNYSTDMASVLHPNQTGYNKMANVWFNALRAFLPVCAEPAMPPCPSEMLHYWKLDEGSAPYDDFYGTNNATCTVCPSPVAGRVNGAQQFTATTNVSAVDDGTFDWDNSQSFSVEVWMKTASCSGTDVLVGRDDSATPVHWWVGCTNGIAEAYLIDSNNNGYGVGGTTLLTDNSWHHLVFVRNAAANTISLYVDGQLEDSVSTAYTGTFNSTAALNFGWLNLSTGYHFSGALDEIALYNRALPLAEISQHYSNGLNGFGYCTPTFTVTGSAPGGHGTISCVPSTVNSGASSTCTMTPDANYHLSALTDNGTNVLGSVVNNQYTIFNITANHTVVATFAINTYTLTVAKSGKGNGTVTSIPSGINCGGDCSEAFNTGTSVTLIATASSDSNFTGWNGGGCTGTGNCTVIMNSAVTVTASFDGKYFISGTVRTPSGSTPGSPIRGVTITLGGDAGGTAITDKNGYYQFAGLPNGNYTLTPSMLNYSFTPATRAVALSERNMYSQNFTGTYSVSGTHSLSGKILTAQGSPLSGVTVALNGSATGTTQTDILGNYTFSGLSNGNYTVTPGMAGYTFAPEFRTVTISGFSMSGMNFTGTLTGGGIYSISGTVRLPSGAFPGKPVPGVVVSLTGDSTGTTTTDNYGNYTFRSLPNGNFTIAPSKTGYTFTPTERNVTIDKRNLYMQDFTAVLEQ
- a CDS encoding glycosyltransferase, coding for MKKIIKKAFRSLGIEVSRYRPHLPSRFDPLKFSDACVSLKTGKEFRGNMLLSFIIEPFMTEEGGHVSQAHTNPVDSVQIAQIFLDLGYDVDVIHYRNTTFIPQKNYAFFVGARTNFQRIATLLNRGCIKIVHLDTAHWVFNNYATFRRSLEVQQRKGISIPDSNRIIEQNLAIEYADYGTIVGNHFTAGTYAYAKKPIFVIPHSTCAVYPWPEEKSFELCKKNYVWFGSHGFVHKGLDLALDAFAGMPDFHLYVCGPLDSEPAFTSAYQKELFQMPNIHSIGWVDIRSPQFIDIMNRCVGTVYPSCAECGAGNVLTCMQTGIIPVLSIESGSDIDLAFGRTLQTSSVEEIQQTVRHISDLSPDELQRMARDAWTFARTNHTVTRFAEEYKKVISHISQATTSGRIPEYGDFARHR
- a CDS encoding DUF6298 domain-containing protein; translation: MKQRPLQRISILLCLICLVLGACSGSGGSSGSAGSHTTVTVSGPLMVDSLNPRYFADGNGKTVLLSGFEFWDVLLADGQPAREAISWETFLKASRKHSTNFIRLWVWNELTRFRHAPDAPWYTSKEIWMRTGPGLALDEKPKFDLTKFNQAYFDELHARVSQAAEKGFYVSVMLFEGWSLRYMEAPWNWNGHPFNPRNNIQNLNGDVDGDSLGTEVHTLQVPEITRIQEQYVKKVIDTLNDLDNVLFEICNEDHEGSTAWQYHMIAYIRDYEKNHKPKQHPVWMSTQYVRSDPGVQFNTVLLDSPADCISPNPYGGYKDDPPASDGRKIIISDSDHLCGCILDHTWVWKSFTRGLNIVNYMELPELLDNNTKHVAARNAMGHVLQYANRIDLSSMIPSTDLSSTKYCLANPGKEYIVYQPEAGKNFTLLLPAGRYEFEWFNPSTGRTGAKGVIETGGARESFSSPFGGDAVLYIYMSI